In a single window of the Nocardioides sp. L-11A genome:
- a CDS encoding PucR family transcriptional regulator: protein MTAPTVASLCSGLGHHLVPAAGFDVPRTEVTAVHISELTEPEAYLSGGELLLTTGLALPVDEAGCAAYVDRVRGAGVSALALGLGPVHQEPPEALVTACRAAGLPLLLVPPATPFLTVTRAYWTAQSRSTEQRLNDVVAAHRALVEAAVAPDPAGSVLGCLARWLPGWAVLLHPDGSVDLTHPPALDAELRGLQEEVARLGVAGIHSSAAFPVGDDVAVVFPLAVGDQVVGYLAAGSARQLDAARRRVVLTAATLLSLDAVRRRQVESARGATRRCVAVLVDLGMVDAARRLAAASGCPSPTGEAAVLVVRGRDSELFVQAVERWCPAALAVAVDRTTAWFLLPDDHGTLDDLRRRLVDPTASVVLSDLVSLAAVGRVRARLQRESAAGEPGATIAPRRGTRQEVIRAVDGFVATAGVDLRAALVAYLRHRGQWEAASTALGLHRNTLRYRVGRAMEELGLDLDDPDVAAEAWLALRDRGIG, encoded by the coding sequence GTGACCGCACCGACCGTCGCGTCCCTGTGCTCCGGCCTCGGGCACCACCTGGTGCCCGCAGCGGGCTTCGACGTGCCCCGCACCGAGGTCACCGCGGTCCACATCAGCGAGCTGACGGAGCCCGAGGCGTACCTGAGCGGGGGAGAGCTGCTGCTGACCACCGGCCTGGCGCTCCCGGTGGACGAGGCGGGCTGCGCGGCGTACGTCGACCGGGTGCGGGGGGCCGGCGTCAGCGCGCTCGCGCTGGGGCTCGGTCCGGTCCACCAGGAGCCGCCGGAGGCACTGGTCACGGCCTGCCGGGCGGCCGGCCTGCCCCTGCTCCTGGTGCCGCCCGCGACCCCCTTCCTGACCGTGACGCGGGCCTACTGGACCGCGCAGTCCCGCTCGACCGAGCAGCGGCTCAACGACGTCGTCGCCGCGCACCGGGCGTTGGTGGAGGCGGCGGTCGCGCCGGATCCCGCGGGATCGGTGCTCGGCTGCCTGGCCCGGTGGCTGCCGGGCTGGGCCGTGCTGCTCCACCCCGACGGCTCGGTCGATCTGACCCACCCGCCGGCGCTCGACGCCGAGCTCCGGGGTCTCCAGGAGGAGGTCGCGCGCCTCGGCGTGGCCGGGATCCACTCCTCGGCGGCGTTCCCGGTGGGCGACGACGTCGCCGTCGTCTTCCCGTTGGCGGTCGGCGACCAGGTCGTCGGCTACCTGGCCGCGGGCTCGGCGCGCCAGCTCGACGCGGCCCGGCGGCGGGTGGTGCTGACGGCCGCGACCCTGCTCAGCCTCGACGCGGTACGACGGCGGCAGGTCGAGTCGGCGCGGGGAGCGACCCGGCGGTGCGTCGCCGTCCTGGTCGATCTCGGCATGGTCGACGCCGCGCGCCGGCTCGCGGCGGCGAGCGGGTGCCCGTCACCGACGGGGGAGGCGGCGGTGCTGGTCGTGCGGGGACGCGACAGCGAGCTCTTCGTCCAGGCTGTCGAACGGTGGTGTCCCGCCGCCCTGGCGGTGGCCGTCGACCGGACGACGGCGTGGTTCCTGCTGCCCGACGATCACGGGACGCTCGACGACCTGCGCCGGCGTCTGGTCGACCCGACCGCTTCGGTCGTCCTCTCCGACCTCGTCTCCCTCGCCGCCGTCGGGAGGGTCCGGGCCCGGCTCCAGCGGGAGTCGGCGGCAGGGGAGCCCGGAGCGACGATCGCGCCCCGGCGCGGCACCCGGCAGGAGGTGATCCGCGCCGTGGACGGGTTCGTCGCGACCGCGGGCGTCGACCTGCGGGCGGCGCTCGTGGCCTATCTGCGCCACCGCGGCCAGTGGGAGGCGGCGTCGACGGCGCTCGGCCTGCACCGCAACACGCTGCGCTACCGGGTGGGGCGGGCGATGGAGGAGCTCGGGCTCGACCTCGACGACCCGGACGTCGCGGCCGAGGCATGGCTGGCGCTGCGGGATCGCGGCATCGGCTGA
- a CDS encoding M20/M25/M40 family metallo-hydrolase: MSIEREVAAVLGHVSRDRLLGAVAGVVDIASPTGGEGVLARWLVDRMGTAGLRAVEQRIDGRQSNAVGVLAGGKGPSVLLYAPIDTFTTGDSAYDVPGAAALLTPDMLPRATVHGDLVEGLGAGNPKGHAACVLVAVEALAAAGVELAGDVVAGFGAGGMPAFAHDDRAGRSNTGHGVGATFLVERGFTTDHAVIAKPGWQVSHEEVGLVWLDVVVPGIHTYVGSRHRLPYRNAVALAGEVAIRLERWFEEYAERHETGTLRPQGIVSSVRGGLDHLAAATPAEVRLRLDVRLTPEQTPATVTRAVRTFLDGVGRELDTSLTVTQVAAVPASRTAPGADVVRATIAAWEAVAGETHRPATGNSGATDANILRLRGLPTARVGMPKVAVGPDGRPPDFTRGMNLVDLREARRLVEVLVRTVLLLQRSAPGGGAGAPDGPARAPAARQ, translated from the coding sequence ATGAGCATCGAGCGCGAGGTGGCCGCGGTCCTGGGACACGTGTCCCGGGACCGGCTGCTCGGCGCGGTGGCGGGCGTCGTCGACATCGCCAGCCCGACGGGGGGTGAGGGCGTCCTGGCCCGCTGGCTGGTCGACCGGATGGGCACCGCCGGCCTCCGCGCCGTCGAGCAGCGCATCGACGGGCGGCAGTCGAACGCCGTCGGCGTGCTGGCGGGCGGCAAGGGCCCGTCGGTGCTGCTCTACGCGCCGATCGACACCTTCACGACCGGGGACTCGGCGTACGACGTGCCGGGGGCGGCGGCCCTGCTCACCCCGGACATGCTGCCGCGGGCCACCGTGCACGGCGATCTGGTCGAGGGGTTGGGGGCCGGCAATCCCAAGGGCCATGCGGCCTGCGTGCTGGTCGCGGTCGAGGCCCTCGCGGCCGCGGGCGTCGAGCTGGCCGGCGACGTGGTGGCCGGCTTCGGTGCGGGCGGCATGCCCGCCTTCGCCCACGACGACCGCGCTGGTCGGTCGAACACCGGCCACGGCGTGGGCGCGACCTTCCTCGTGGAGCGCGGCTTCACCACCGACCACGCGGTGATCGCCAAGCCCGGCTGGCAGGTCTCGCACGAGGAGGTCGGCCTGGTCTGGCTCGACGTCGTGGTGCCGGGCATCCACACCTACGTCGGCAGCCGGCATCGGCTGCCGTACCGCAACGCCGTGGCGCTCGCCGGCGAGGTGGCGATCCGGTTGGAGCGCTGGTTCGAGGAGTACGCGGAGCGCCACGAGACCGGCACCCTGCGCCCCCAGGGCATCGTCTCCTCGGTGCGCGGCGGACTCGACCACCTCGCCGCCGCGACCCCGGCCGAGGTGCGGCTGCGGCTCGACGTACGGCTCACGCCCGAGCAGACCCCGGCCACGGTCACGCGCGCGGTCCGAACCTTCCTCGACGGGGTCGGTCGCGAGCTCGACACGAGCCTGACCGTCACCCAGGTGGCCGCCGTCCCCGCGAGCCGCACCGCCCCGGGCGCGGACGTCGTGCGGGCGACGATCGCGGCATGGGAGGCGGTGGCCGGGGAGACGCACCGGCCGGCCACCGGCAACAGCGGCGCGACGGACGCCAACATCCTGCGCCTGCGCGGCCTGCCGACCGCCCGGGTGGGGATGCCCAAGGTCGCCGTCGGACCGGACGGCAGGCCACCCGACTTCACCCGGGGCATGAACCTCGTCGACCTGCGCGAGGCACGACGCCTCGTGGAGGTCCTGGTGCGCACCGTGCTCCTCCTGCAGCGGTCGGCTCCGGGTGGTGGTGCCGGGGCCCCCGACGGTCCCGCCCGCGCACCGGCTGCCCGGCAGTGA
- a CDS encoding alpha/beta hydrolase, with the protein MTTTIWTELAGTDFTMTTVDAGGVPTRALQAGSGDEHVIFLHGTSGHLEAFARTIPAHAESYRCHAIDMLGHGFTGRPDVPYEIPRYRDHLLAYLDAQGIERAHLVGESLGGWVSGRLAIDDPGRVASIQLLCAGGTVANPEVMERIRTSTRLAVETDDIELTRRRMRLLMADPADATEELVAIRHLIYHRPEFAANLDNLLCLQDLDTRLRNILRPEDLAEITVPTLIVWGRDNPFGEVPEAAAMHAHIPGSELVLLDDCGHWPQHEQAERYNPISLAFLAKHPVG; encoded by the coding sequence ATGACCACCACCATCTGGACCGAGCTCGCCGGCACCGACTTCACGATGACGACCGTCGACGCCGGCGGCGTACCGACCCGTGCCCTGCAGGCCGGTAGCGGGGACGAGCACGTGATCTTCCTGCACGGCACCTCCGGTCACCTCGAGGCGTTCGCGCGCACCATCCCGGCGCACGCCGAGAGCTACCGCTGCCACGCGATCGACATGCTGGGGCACGGCTTCACCGGCAGGCCGGACGTCCCCTACGAGATCCCGCGCTACCGCGACCACCTGCTCGCCTACCTGGACGCGCAGGGCATCGAGAGGGCCCACCTGGTGGGGGAGTCGTTGGGCGGGTGGGTGTCCGGACGGCTCGCGATCGACGACCCGGGCCGGGTCGCCTCGATCCAACTGTTGTGCGCCGGCGGCACCGTCGCCAACCCCGAGGTGATGGAGCGGATCCGCACCAGCACCCGGCTCGCCGTCGAGACCGACGACATCGAGCTCACCCGGAGGCGGATGCGGCTGCTCATGGCCGACCCGGCCGACGCGACCGAGGAGCTGGTCGCGATCCGGCACCTGATCTACCACCGGCCCGAGTTCGCCGCGAACCTCGACAACCTGTTGTGCCTGCAGGACCTCGACACGCGGTTGCGCAACATCCTGCGTCCTGAGGACCTGGCGGAGATCACCGTGCCGACGCTCATCGTCTGGGGGCGGGACAACCCCTTCGGCGAGGTTCCGGAGGCGGCGGCGATGCACGCCCACATCCCCGGCTCCGAGCTGGTCCTCCTCGACGACTGCGGGCACTGGCCGCAGCACGAGCAGGCCGAGCGCTACAACCCGATCAGCCTGGCGTTCCTGGCCAAGCACCCGGTGGGATGA
- a CDS encoding alpha/beta hydrolase, translating to MSPTSPAAGPRPESRYADADGVRFHYVEAGTGPDTLFLHGGGPGCTGWSDFGPVVPLFAADRRCVVPDLLQYGRSEKCRITGPMWDFHAAKTVALLDELEMPRADIVCNSWGGTIALCLAATYPERVRSLVITGSMPVFYGPLAPLPENGHRGRNARDVYYGGEGPTREKMRALITRLEWYDGARLPDETVELRWRQSLDPGERALAARSDSPRGDWQDLTAELGRVEAPTLFLWGREDAFLTPDYPMMLARMVPRGSLHVMDHVSHHLQEERPGAYHAVVDGFLRAIDHP from the coding sequence ATGAGCCCGACCTCGCCCGCCGCCGGCCCCCGCCCCGAGAGCCGGTACGCCGACGCGGACGGCGTGCGGTTCCACTACGTCGAGGCCGGCACCGGCCCGGACACGCTCTTCCTGCACGGCGGCGGCCCCGGCTGCACCGGCTGGAGCGACTTCGGTCCCGTCGTCCCGCTGTTCGCCGCCGACCGCCGCTGCGTCGTCCCGGACCTGCTCCAGTACGGCCGGTCCGAGAAGTGCCGGATCACCGGGCCGATGTGGGACTTCCACGCCGCGAAGACGGTCGCGCTGCTGGACGAGCTGGAGATGCCCCGTGCCGACATCGTCTGCAACTCGTGGGGCGGCACGATCGCGCTCTGCCTCGCGGCGACGTACCCGGAGCGGGTCCGTTCGCTCGTGATCACCGGCAGCATGCCGGTCTTCTACGGCCCCCTCGCGCCCCTGCCGGAGAACGGGCACCGCGGCCGCAACGCCCGCGACGTCTACTACGGCGGCGAGGGGCCCACCCGCGAGAAGATGCGCGCGCTGATCACCCGCCTGGAGTGGTACGACGGCGCCCGGCTGCCGGACGAGACGGTCGAGCTGCGCTGGCGGCAGAGCCTCGACCCCGGCGAGCGCGCGCTCGCCGCGAGATCGGACTCGCCGCGCGGCGACTGGCAGGACCTCACTGCCGAGCTCGGCCGGGTCGAGGCGCCCACCCTCTTCCTGTGGGGCCGCGAGGACGCCTTCCTCACCCCCGACTACCCGATGATGCTCGCCCGGATGGTGCCGCGCGGCAGCCTGCACGTGATGGACCACGTCTCGCACCACCTGCAGGAGGAGCGCCCGGGCGCCTATCACGCCGTCGTCGACGGCTTCCTGCGCGCGATCGACCATCCCTGA
- a CDS encoding Rieske 2Fe-2S domain-containing protein has product MTENVTLTAPPGAAAKARRPRPPRHREGRLPGRQDWSTWPHYQAAAAGFRGYWYPVCFADQVGARPHRVTLLGEDLFVIRDKGRLYGMRNRCPHRGVPLSNGNQQFPGSISCVYHGWTFDLETGDLVAAITDGPQSPICGKVTQPTYDVEERLGMVWVYVGDGEKPHPIDEQLPEELVSNPAVLGQRIQAREGNWRFAVENGYDEGHAKYLHRTALWRMFKPMPVWNTTRIVKRDRWIYRVQEEQHWTADFPGLGRWTGLAWYKAKPPQQASNIGNTSSHREIDPVIAAQEFPGFASVSMPGVLRIAYPTFIHYEFYVPIDADRHLYVGVLADFRAGLRTLPFYAKYLGAVRWLFHGQFSGQDKWMVEITDAPPEKLYRPDDSLLQWRRLAEDVTEERLAALREQGLADTREEG; this is encoded by the coding sequence ATGACCGAGAACGTCACACTCACCGCGCCTCCGGGCGCAGCGGCGAAGGCCCGTCGCCCCCGCCCGCCCCGGCACCGCGAGGGCCGGCTGCCCGGGCGGCAGGACTGGTCGACCTGGCCGCACTACCAGGCCGCGGCCGCCGGCTTCCGGGGTTACTGGTACCCCGTCTGCTTCGCCGACCAGGTCGGCGCTCGGCCGCACCGGGTCACCCTGCTCGGCGAGGACCTCTTCGTGATCCGTGACAAGGGCAGGCTCTACGGGATGAGGAACCGGTGCCCGCATCGCGGGGTACCGCTGAGCAACGGCAACCAGCAGTTCCCCGGCTCGATCTCCTGCGTCTACCACGGCTGGACCTTCGACCTGGAGACCGGCGACCTGGTCGCCGCGATCACCGACGGCCCGCAGTCGCCCATCTGCGGCAAGGTCACCCAGCCGACGTACGACGTCGAGGAGCGCCTCGGCATGGTGTGGGTCTACGTCGGCGACGGCGAGAAGCCGCACCCGATCGACGAGCAGCTGCCCGAGGAGCTGGTGTCGAACCCGGCCGTGCTGGGGCAGCGGATTCAGGCGCGCGAGGGCAACTGGCGCTTCGCGGTCGAGAACGGCTACGACGAGGGTCACGCGAAGTACCTGCACCGGACGGCCCTGTGGCGGATGTTCAAGCCGATGCCGGTCTGGAACACCACGCGGATCGTCAAGCGGGACCGCTGGATCTACCGGGTCCAGGAGGAGCAGCACTGGACCGCCGACTTCCCCGGCCTGGGCCGCTGGACCGGCCTCGCCTGGTACAAGGCCAAGCCTCCGCAGCAGGCCAGCAATATCGGCAACACCAGCAGTCACCGCGAGATCGATCCGGTCATCGCCGCTCAGGAGTTCCCGGGCTTCGCCTCGGTGAGCATGCCCGGTGTGCTGCGGATCGCCTATCCCACGTTCATCCACTACGAGTTCTACGTGCCGATCGACGCCGACCGCCACCTGTACGTCGGCGTGCTGGCCGACTTCCGCGCGGGCCTGCGCACGCTGCCCTTCTACGCCAAGTACCTCGGCGCCGTGCGCTGGCTCTTCCACGGCCAGTTCTCCGGACAGGACAAGTGGATGGTCGAGATCACCGACGCCCCGCCGGAGAAGCTCTACCGCCCCGACGACTCGCTGCTGCAGTGGCGCCGGCTCGCCGAGGACGTCACCGAGGAGCGCCTCGCCGCGCTGCGGGAGCAGGGCCTCGCCGACACCCGGGAGGAGGGCTGA
- a CDS encoding NAD(P)/FAD-dependent oxidoreductase encodes MDAPHRITTDVLIVGAGPTGLYGAYCAGFRGLSTVVVDVLAQPGGQVSALYPEKEIRDVAGIPAIRGRDFVAALVAQADAYGPSYLLGRQAVSLGYDAERALVTLDDGSVVAARAVILTAGIGTPTPRPLPCGAPWRGRGLSYFVLDPATHADQDVVIVGGGDSALDWAVALEPIARSVTLVHRRAAFRGHAATLQRVLAGPAALHTDTEVVALDGDLAAGRLEKATLRAKDGTETVIPADHVIAALGFVSDLGPLRDWGLELDARSVVVDRAQRTSLPRVLAAGDLTGHVGKVRLMSVGFGEVATAVNHVAVDLDPTLTLFPGHSTDGP; translated from the coding sequence ATGGATGCACCGCACCGGATCACCACCGACGTGCTCATCGTCGGCGCCGGGCCGACCGGCCTGTACGGCGCCTACTGCGCCGGCTTCCGCGGCCTGTCGACCGTCGTCGTCGACGTGCTGGCGCAGCCCGGCGGCCAGGTGAGTGCGCTCTACCCGGAGAAGGAGATCCGCGATGTCGCCGGGATCCCGGCGATCCGGGGACGAGACTTCGTTGCCGCGCTGGTCGCGCAGGCCGACGCCTACGGGCCGTCGTACCTCCTGGGGCGCCAGGCCGTCTCCCTCGGGTACGACGCCGAGCGCGCGCTGGTCACCCTCGACGACGGGAGCGTCGTGGCGGCCCGGGCAGTGATCCTGACCGCGGGCATCGGCACCCCGACGCCGCGGCCGCTGCCGTGCGGCGCGCCCTGGCGGGGACGCGGTCTGTCGTACTTCGTCCTCGACCCCGCGACCCATGCCGACCAGGACGTCGTGATCGTCGGCGGCGGCGACAGCGCGCTCGACTGGGCCGTGGCCCTGGAGCCGATCGCGCGGTCGGTGACGCTGGTGCACCGGAGGGCGGCGTTCCGGGGCCACGCGGCGACGCTGCAGCGGGTGCTGGCCGGTCCGGCCGCGCTGCACACCGACACCGAGGTCGTCGCGCTCGACGGCGACCTGGCCGCGGGCCGGCTGGAGAAGGCGACCCTGCGGGCGAAGGACGGCACCGAGACGGTCATCCCCGCGGACCACGTGATCGCCGCGCTCGGCTTCGTCAGCGACCTCGGGCCGCTGCGCGACTGGGGCCTGGAGCTGGACGCCCGCTCGGTCGTCGTCGACCGCGCGCAGCGCACCAGCCTCCCCCGCGTCCTCGCCGCCGGCGACCTCACCGGCCATGTCGGCAAGGTGCGGTTGATGTCAGTCGGCTTCGGCGAGGTCGCGACGGCGGTCAACCACGTCGCGGTCGACCTCGACCCCACCCTCACCCTCTTCCCCGGTCACTCGACCGACGGACCCTGA
- a CDS encoding ferredoxin family protein → MTYVIGADCIDELDRSCIDVCPVDCIYEGDRKSYIHPGECIDCGACEVECPVSAIVVDRLARTVPEQAVHLDDARVFFTEVLPGRAEPVGTPGGAGRYGAIGVDTPLVAAYDG, encoded by the coding sequence ATGACCTACGTGATCGGCGCCGACTGCATCGACGAGCTGGACCGCTCGTGCATCGACGTGTGCCCCGTCGACTGCATCTACGAGGGCGACCGCAAGAGCTACATCCATCCCGGCGAGTGCATCGACTGCGGCGCCTGCGAGGTGGAGTGCCCGGTCTCCGCGATCGTCGTCGACCGGCTCGCCCGCACCGTCCCGGAGCAGGCCGTGCACCTCGACGACGCGCGAGTCTTCTTCACCGAGGTGCTGCCCGGCCGCGCCGAACCGGTCGGCACCCCGGGCGGCGCGGGACGCTACGGCGCGATCGGCGTCGACACGCCGCTCGTGGCGGCGTACGACGGCTGA
- a CDS encoding Rid family hydrolase, whose product MTVTRTNPEGLHDPVRFGYSHIADTGGGTVFIAGQYGSGPDGQVTSDDFETQVELAFAHLVTALQAAGLDATQVARLGTYVVGHSEERLHVIGAALARIWGDQPPAQTMIGVAALALPGMLFEVDAVAVRD is encoded by the coding sequence ATGACCGTCACCAGGACCAACCCCGAGGGACTCCACGACCCCGTGCGGTTCGGCTACAGCCACATCGCGGACACGGGCGGAGGGACCGTCTTCATCGCGGGCCAGTACGGATCGGGCCCCGACGGCCAGGTCACCTCCGACGACTTCGAGACCCAGGTCGAGCTCGCCTTCGCCCATCTCGTCACGGCCCTGCAGGCCGCCGGCCTCGACGCCACCCAGGTCGCCCGGCTCGGCACCTATGTCGTCGGGCACTCCGAGGAGCGGCTCCACGTCATCGGCGCGGCCCTGGCCCGGATCTGGGGCGACCAGCCACCGGCGCAGACGATGATCGGCGTCGCCGCCCTCGCCCTGCCCGGCATGCTGTTCGAGGTCGACGCGGTCGCCGTACGCGACTGA
- a CDS encoding helix-turn-helix domain-containing protein, with protein sequence MRAASALFEQRGYVGTTIVDIAAEAGVAVQTIYQAYGSKVGLLGAAHDVALAGDDDPAALAERAWFLALRDAPSPAAAWREALAALYLGTARVAPLYAAMLAAEADPDVSGLLTTMRAQRAEFSRLLAEQFAACPGGEGLDRARLADVIYAVESVESHALLVTQCGWSVDDWRAWVDDVVQREISARDATD encoded by the coding sequence GTGCGAGCCGCGTCCGCGCTGTTCGAGCAACGCGGCTACGTGGGGACGACGATCGTCGACATCGCCGCGGAGGCGGGGGTGGCCGTGCAGACGATCTACCAGGCCTACGGATCCAAGGTCGGACTGCTCGGCGCGGCTCACGACGTGGCGCTGGCCGGTGACGACGACCCGGCCGCCCTTGCCGAGCGCGCCTGGTTCCTCGCGCTTCGTGACGCGCCCTCGCCGGCCGCGGCCTGGCGGGAGGCGCTGGCCGCCCTGTATCTCGGCACCGCGCGGGTGGCCCCGCTCTATGCGGCGATGCTGGCCGCGGAGGCCGATCCGGATGTCTCCGGGCTGTTGACCACGATGCGTGCCCAGCGCGCGGAGTTCAGCCGGCTGCTGGCCGAGCAGTTCGCGGCCTGTCCGGGAGGCGAGGGGCTCGACCGGGCCCGCCTGGCCGACGTCATCTACGCGGTCGAGTCGGTGGAGAGCCACGCCCTGCTGGTGACCCAGTGCGGTTGGAGTGTCGACGACTGGCGCGCCTGGGTGGACGACGTGGTGCAGCGGGAGATCTCGGCGCGCGACGCGACGGACTGA
- the wrbA gene encoding NAD(P)H:quinone oxidoreductase: MPRIAVIYYSSTGSVHALAEAYAGGAREAGADVRLRRAAELVPATVIERNSAWRDHLAATAHIPEATVEDLVWADGFALGTPTRFGQPAAQLKQLLDSTSAAWQAGHLADKPATGFTSAFERHGGHESTLLALYHTFCHWGSIVVPTGYVDYDAAHAAGGNPYGVSSIGGDGPPDEHVLAWARHQGRRLAALADTLVGARADRAA; encoded by the coding sequence ATGCCCCGTATCGCCGTCATCTACTACTCCTCCACCGGCTCGGTGCACGCCCTGGCCGAGGCGTACGCGGGCGGTGCCCGAGAGGCCGGTGCCGACGTCCGCCTGCGTCGCGCCGCCGAGCTCGTCCCCGCCACCGTGATCGAGAGGAACAGCGCCTGGCGCGACCACCTCGCCGCCACCGCCCACATCCCGGAGGCGACGGTCGAGGACCTGGTCTGGGCCGACGGCTTCGCCCTCGGCACCCCCACCCGCTTCGGACAGCCCGCCGCCCAGCTCAAGCAGCTGCTGGACTCGACGAGCGCGGCCTGGCAGGCCGGACACCTGGCCGACAAGCCCGCGACCGGCTTCACCAGCGCCTTCGAGCGCCACGGCGGTCACGAGTCGACCCTGCTCGCGCTCTACCACACCTTCTGTCACTGGGGGTCGATCGTCGTACCGACGGGCTATGTCGACTACGACGCGGCCCACGCCGCCGGCGGCAACCCCTACGGCGTCAGCAGCATCGGTGGGGACGGGCCTCCGGACGAGCACGTCCTGGCCTGGGCCCGGCACCAGGGCCGGCGGCTCGCGGCCCTGGCCGACACCCTGGTCGGCGCGCGGGCGGACCGGGCGGCATGA
- a CDS encoding MFS transporter: MTGSGTGRWWALAALTGANVLVFASVTIMNVALPDLRTDLSLSAGAARWVVTLYSLVFGMLILLGGRLGDVLGLRSCLVAGLVGFSAASVLGGLATNAELLLLARGLQGGAGALVAATAVSLMSVAFPTGRERALAFAVLGIVMGVGTPGSLLLGGLLVDLLSWRWCLLVNVPLALLAAVGVRLFAPPGDRRPGSRVDVAGAVLAVLGLAAVAGGLDRATAWGWSDARTLGLLLGGAAGLTAFALALRRATHPLVPPYLLRRRTRSLGYVAAFFVGVAMFAGMFVLTVFLQVALARSPTEIGIAFAPFMLGAVGITWTLPALRATFTPGSVLALGLTAAGGAVLTLALLSARSTYVTGVLPAMVLLGVGGTIVMVTAADLATADAGEDSGVAGSMVNSAQQVGAGLGTALLTSVMTTTTHAELTRGAEPLAAAIAGYARSGMVGGTIVILAACLVWAMCARPGPGAAARPGA; this comes from the coding sequence ATGACCGGGTCGGGCACCGGCCGGTGGTGGGCGCTGGCCGCCCTGACGGGCGCCAACGTGCTGGTCTTCGCGTCCGTGACGATCATGAACGTCGCCCTGCCTGACCTCCGTACGGACCTGTCACTCTCCGCCGGCGCCGCCCGATGGGTGGTCACGCTCTACTCGCTCGTCTTCGGCATGCTCATCCTGCTGGGCGGGCGGCTCGGCGACGTCCTCGGCCTGCGCTCCTGCCTGGTCGCCGGCCTGGTGGGCTTCAGCGCGGCCTCCGTGCTCGGCGGGCTCGCCACGAACGCCGAGCTCCTGCTGCTCGCCCGGGGGCTCCAGGGCGGCGCGGGCGCCCTGGTCGCGGCCACCGCCGTGAGCCTGATGTCGGTCGCCTTCCCGACCGGCCGCGAGCGCGCCCTGGCGTTCGCGGTCCTCGGCATCGTCATGGGCGTGGGCACCCCCGGCTCCCTGCTCCTCGGGGGCCTTCTCGTCGACCTGCTGTCGTGGCGCTGGTGCCTGCTGGTCAACGTCCCGCTCGCGCTGCTCGCCGCGGTCGGCGTACGACTCTTCGCGCCGCCGGGCGATCGGCGGCCGGGGTCGCGCGTCGACGTCGCCGGGGCTGTCCTGGCCGTCCTCGGCCTGGCCGCGGTGGCGGGTGGTCTCGACCGGGCGACCGCGTGGGGCTGGTCGGACGCACGCACCCTGGGCCTCCTGCTCGGCGGCGCTGCCGGGCTGACCGCCTTCGCACTCGCTCTGCGCCGGGCGACCCACCCGCTGGTCCCGCCGTACCTGCTGCGGCGCCGGACCCGGAGCCTGGGCTATGTGGCCGCGTTCTTCGTGGGCGTGGCGATGTTCGCCGGGATGTTCGTGCTGACGGTCTTCCTCCAGGTGGCCCTGGCTCGCTCGCCCACCGAGATCGGCATCGCGTTCGCCCCCTTCATGCTCGGCGCGGTCGGTATCACCTGGACGCTGCCCGCGCTGCGCGCCACCTTCACCCCGGGCTCCGTCCTCGCACTGGGACTGACGGCAGCCGGCGGCGCCGTCCTGACGCTCGCGCTGCTCTCGGCCCGGTCGACCTACGTGACCGGCGTCCTGCCCGCGATGGTCCTGCTCGGTGTGGGCGGCACCATCGTGATGGTCACCGCGGCGGACCTGGCCACCGCCGATGCCGGAGAAGACAGCGGGGTGGCGGGGTCGATGGTCAACTCCGCCCAGCAGGTCGGCGCCGGACTCGGCACCGCGCTCCTCACCTCGGTCATGACCACCACCACCCACGCCGAGCTCACCCGCGGCGCCGAGCCCCTGGCCGCCGCCATCGCGGGCTACGCCCGATCGGGCATGGTGGGAGGGACGATCGTGATCCTGGCCGCCTGCCTCGTGTGGGCGATGTGCGCGCGGCCCGGCCCCGGAGCCGCCGCCCGGCCCGGTGCATGA
- a CDS encoding DUF1330 domain-containing protein: MSAYWINTFTEIRDHERLERYAAIAAPAMVAAGGRFLARGNPAFVFEDATPLRTTLIEFPSVEAARDAYESPQYREALAVLGDAATREIRIIDGI, encoded by the coding sequence ATGTCCGCGTACTGGATCAACACCTTCACCGAGATCCGCGACCACGAGCGCCTCGAGCGCTACGCAGCGATCGCCGCGCCCGCCATGGTCGCCGCCGGAGGCCGGTTCCTCGCCCGCGGCAACCCGGCCTTCGTGTTCGAGGACGCCACCCCGCTGCGCACCACACTCATCGAGTTCCCCAGCGTGGAGGCGGCCCGCGACGCCTACGAGTCGCCGCAGTACCGCGAGGCGCTCGCCGTCCTCGGCGACGCCGCCACGCGCGAGATCCGGATCATCGACGGGATCTGA